A portion of the Mesobacillus sp. AQ2 genome contains these proteins:
- a CDS encoding FtsW/RodA/SpoVE family cell cycle protein, whose protein sequence is MFKKILKSYDYSLIIAVVLLCLFGLVMVYSASMVTAIQRYDYPSDFFFQKQKINLLVASVLFILAALFPYKAMKSTKLLLPMVTFILGGLGALFLFGKVTNNALSWFELGARSLQPSEFAKLSVIIYLSAVYAKKQAYINQFNKGVVPPLVYLILVCMLVAIQPDFGTAAIIFAIAATIIISSGMNLRNITKLILFGLAFLTPFVIFLQGEIFSETRMGRFTAYSNPFTDEQNTGYHLANSYYAIGSGGLKGLGLGESVQKLGYLPEPHTDFIIAVISEELGIFGVGFVLLSLGFIVLKGIHIALKCKDPFGSLLAIGISSMIGIQSFVNLGGASGVIPLTGVPLPFVSYGGSSLLQLAIATGILVNVSMFVNYEEKYKKDKTSQPKPSPAMVNQNAFKFRQ, encoded by the coding sequence ATGTTTAAAAAAATACTGAAATCCTATGACTATTCATTGATCATTGCTGTAGTGCTCTTATGTTTGTTCGGACTTGTCATGGTTTACAGTGCCAGCATGGTCACTGCCATTCAAAGGTATGACTATCCAAGTGATTTTTTCTTTCAAAAACAAAAGATTAATTTGTTAGTAGCTTCTGTCTTGTTCATCCTTGCGGCATTATTCCCCTATAAAGCGATGAAAAGCACTAAATTACTGCTTCCCATGGTCACGTTTATCCTCGGGGGGCTTGGTGCATTGTTTTTATTCGGGAAAGTGACGAACAATGCGTTAAGTTGGTTTGAACTTGGTGCAAGGAGCCTTCAGCCATCAGAATTCGCCAAATTGAGCGTTATTATTTATCTTTCTGCGGTATATGCCAAAAAACAGGCCTACATAAACCAATTCAATAAGGGAGTAGTACCGCCGCTTGTTTATTTAATCCTGGTTTGTATGCTGGTTGCCATCCAGCCAGACTTCGGTACTGCAGCGATTATTTTCGCGATCGCAGCGACAATCATCATTTCCTCAGGTATGAACCTGAGGAATATCACCAAGCTGATTTTGTTCGGACTGGCATTTTTGACCCCATTTGTTATCTTCCTTCAAGGTGAGATTTTTTCTGAAACGAGGATGGGCAGGTTTACTGCCTACAGCAATCCGTTCACTGATGAACAAAATACGGGGTATCATTTGGCCAATTCATATTATGCAATTGGCTCAGGAGGGCTGAAAGGGCTTGGGCTAGGTGAAAGTGTACAAAAGCTTGGATATCTTCCAGAGCCGCATACCGACTTCATCATTGCTGTAATCTCCGAAGAATTAGGAATCTTTGGTGTGGGATTTGTACTGCTGAGTTTAGGATTCATTGTCTTAAAAGGAATCCATATAGCGCTGAAGTGTAAAGATCCATTTGGAAGTTTGCTGGCTATTGGAATTTCGAGCATGATTGGGATCCAGTCGTTTGTCAATCTGGGCGGCGCCTCAGGAGTCATTCCATTGACAGGAGTACCGCTTCCATTTGTAAGCTATGGTGGCTCTTCATTGCTTCAGCTGGCTATAGCTACGGGGATTCTCGTCAATGTTTCAATGTTTGTTAATTACGAAGAAAAGTATAAAAAGGACAAGACATCCCAGCCAAAGCCTTCTCCGGCCATGGTCAACCAGAATGCATTCAAGTTCCGGCAGTAA
- a CDS encoding heme A synthase, producing the protein MNRSLKWLAVLTTIGMLFVLLGGALVTKTDSGMGCGKSWPLCNGVFVPTSITPELVIELAHRLVSGSVGIMVLVLSIWTWKTIGHIRETKFLAVLSFFFLVLQALIGAAAVVWGQSDFVLALHFGISLISFAAVLLLTMLIFEVDKKFEADKLVIDKRMRFHIIGLAVYSYIVVYTGALVRHMNASLVCKDWPLCTNDGSFLPTNLYEWVQMGHRAAAGFIFIWIAYVTYITVKHYKHERVLYWGWIISMILVSLQVTAGALIIYTRLNLYIALAHAFFISVLFGVFSYFILLVSRSKKNAARVEKPTAADLSPATVK; encoded by the coding sequence ATGAATCGTTCCCTAAAGTGGCTTGCTGTTTTGACCACGATTGGGATGCTTTTTGTTTTATTAGGGGGAGCACTGGTTACTAAAACTGATTCCGGAATGGGCTGTGGGAAATCCTGGCCACTATGCAATGGAGTGTTTGTTCCCACCAGCATAACACCGGAATTGGTAATAGAACTGGCCCACCGATTGGTTTCCGGTAGTGTCGGCATCATGGTTCTGGTTTTATCCATTTGGACTTGGAAAACAATCGGACACATCCGTGAAACGAAGTTCCTGGCAGTTTTATCATTTTTCTTTTTGGTTCTTCAGGCTTTGATTGGCGCTGCCGCTGTCGTTTGGGGCCAATCTGATTTTGTTCTCGCGCTTCACTTTGGCATTTCACTCATTTCTTTTGCAGCTGTTCTATTATTGACCATGCTTATTTTTGAGGTAGATAAGAAATTCGAGGCTGATAAATTAGTGATCGATAAAAGAATGAGGTTCCATATCATCGGACTGGCGGTATATAGCTATATTGTCGTCTATACGGGAGCTCTGGTAAGACATATGAACGCAAGCCTGGTCTGTAAGGACTGGCCATTATGCACGAATGACGGTTCTTTCCTGCCTACAAACCTGTATGAATGGGTTCAGATGGGCCACAGGGCAGCAGCGGGATTCATTTTTATCTGGATTGCCTACGTAACATATATCACCGTAAAACATTACAAACATGAGAGAGTATTATACTGGGGCTGGATCATCTCCATGATACTGGTTTCACTTCAGGTGACCGCGGGTGCGCTGATTATTTATACCAGACTGAATTTGTATATCGCTCTGGCGCACGCATTCTTCATATCAGTACTGTTTGGTGTGTTCAGCTACTTCATCCTTCTAGTTTCAAGAAGCAAGAAAAATGCCGCAAGAGTAGAGAAACCTACAGCCGCAGACCTTTCTCCGGCAACTGTAAAATAA
- the cyoE gene encoding heme o synthase, with protein sequence MSNSKALSEAVLENGQPAVAEKTMMKDFLALIKVGIVNSNAMTTFTGLWLALHFSGARFLDSIDLILATLIGSSLIVAGSCSLNNYIDRDIDHLMERTKDRPTVTGRVQPGKVALMSFLLIGIGTGFLLTTTITAAVIGLFGVFSYVVLYTLWSKRKYVSNTIVGSISGAVPPLIGWAAVDANLDIMAWMLFAIVFVWQPPHFYALAMRRAEEYRAAGVPMLPVVKGFKATKKSIYLWITALLPLPFFLQELGISFMVLATILNIGWIVLGIYLEKLKDDIKWAKLMFVYSLQYLTVMFVAMVIVTLI encoded by the coding sequence ATGTCTAATTCAAAAGCTTTATCAGAAGCTGTATTGGAGAACGGACAGCCTGCAGTTGCGGAGAAGACTATGATGAAAGACTTTCTGGCACTGATTAAAGTAGGAATTGTTAATTCCAATGCAATGACGACTTTTACTGGTTTATGGCTTGCGCTTCATTTTAGCGGTGCGCGATTCCTGGACAGTATTGATTTGATTCTTGCGACATTGATCGGTTCATCGCTGATCGTTGCCGGCTCATGCAGCCTGAATAATTACATTGACCGGGATATCGACCACTTGATGGAACGAACAAAAGACCGTCCAACTGTCACAGGAAGAGTCCAACCGGGCAAAGTGGCATTGATGAGCTTCCTGTTGATTGGGATCGGCACCGGATTTTTGCTTACTACTACCATTACAGCTGCTGTAATCGGGCTGTTTGGAGTTTTTAGTTATGTTGTTCTATATACTTTGTGGTCAAAAAGAAAATATGTTTCCAACACGATTGTCGGAAGTATTTCAGGAGCAGTACCGCCATTAATTGGCTGGGCTGCAGTTGACGCAAATCTTGATATCATGGCCTGGATGCTTTTTGCCATCGTTTTTGTATGGCAGCCGCCGCATTTCTATGCTCTTGCCATGAGAAGGGCAGAAGAATACCGCGCAGCTGGAGTCCCGATGCTTCCTGTCGTAAAAGGATTCAAGGCGACAAAGAAATCAATTTACCTTTGGATCACGGCTTTATTGCCGCTGCCATTCTTTCTTCAGGAGCTTGGAATCTCTTTCATGGTTCTGGCAACCATCCTGAATATTGGGTGGATTGTATTGGGAATCTATCTAGAAAAGCTTAAAGATGATATAAAGTGGGCAAAACTGATGTTTGTATATTCCTTACAATACTTAACGGTCATGTTTGTCGCTATGGTAATTGTCACACTTATCTAA
- the coxB gene encoding cytochrome c oxidase subunit II, with amino-acid sequence MKMLAKWRLLSLFALMALVLSGCGEPYLSALRPAGEVAQSQYELMLLSTAIMVGVIAIVTIIFIYVVMKFRRKNDNEIPKQVEGSHKLEILWTVIPILLLLILAVPTVAATFKLADVSPMEKKNADGKTDALVVNVRANLYWWEFEYPNEEIITSQELVVPTDEKVYFNLKASDVKHSFWIPSAGGKMDTNTDNVNKFWLEFDSKGADEAGGLFYGKCAELCGPSHALMDFKVKAMPRAEFDQWVSSMKTVKEPVKAETATAQQGQEIFNNSCIGCHAVTPANTAPEAARVGPNLTNFGERSRVAGVLDHSSENVKKWLEDPEAYKPGNKMTGKYPELSPEELDALAEYLMGLKVQK; translated from the coding sequence ATGAAGATGCTTGCTAAATGGCGTCTGCTATCATTGTTCGCATTGATGGCATTAGTCTTGTCAGGCTGTGGAGAGCCATACTTGTCTGCGTTAAGACCAGCAGGTGAAGTCGCTCAATCCCAGTATGAACTCATGTTGTTGAGCACGGCGATTATGGTTGGAGTAATTGCAATCGTCACAATCATTTTTATTTATGTTGTCATGAAGTTCCGCAGGAAAAACGACAACGAAATTCCAAAGCAGGTTGAAGGAAGCCACAAACTGGAAATCCTTTGGACTGTTATTCCGATCTTATTGCTTCTAATTCTAGCTGTTCCAACAGTGGCTGCAACGTTCAAGTTAGCTGATGTGTCACCAATGGAAAAGAAAAATGCCGATGGAAAGACGGATGCTCTAGTAGTTAATGTCCGTGCAAACCTTTATTGGTGGGAATTCGAATATCCAAATGAAGAAATCATCACTAGCCAGGAATTGGTAGTGCCGACAGATGAAAAGGTTTACTTTAATCTGAAAGCTTCTGATGTTAAGCACTCATTCTGGATTCCTTCTGCGGGAGGAAAGATGGATACGAATACCGACAACGTCAATAAGTTCTGGCTTGAGTTCGACAGTAAAGGTGCTGATGAAGCTGGCGGCCTTTTCTATGGAAAATGTGCTGAGCTATGCGGCCCTTCACACGCATTGATGGACTTCAAAGTAAAGGCAATGCCTCGCGCTGAATTCGATCAATGGGTATCAAGTATGAAAACAGTTAAAGAACCTGTTAAAGCTGAAACAGCAACTGCACAGCAAGGACAGGAAATCTTCAATAACAGCTGTATTGGATGCCATGCGGTAACTCCTGCAAATACGGCTCCAGAAGCAGCACGCGTTGGTCCTAACCTGACTAACTTCGGTGAACGTTCCCGTGTTGCTGGTGTTCTTGATCATTCTTCTGAAAATGTGAAGAAGTGGCTTGAGGACCCAGAGGCTTATAAGCCAGGTAATAAGATGACTGGAAAGTATCCTGAACTCTCTCCAGAAGAGCTAGACGCATTGGCAGAGTATCTGATGGGCTTGAAAGTCCAGAAATAA
- the ctaD gene encoding cytochrome c oxidase subunit I, whose translation MSTYAQKKGFGATLWDYLTTVDHKKIAILYLIAGGFFFLLGGLEALFIRIQLAVPNNDFVSAGFYNEILTMHGTTMIFLAAMPLVFAFMNAVMPLQIGARDVAFPFLNSLGFWLFFFGGVFLNLSWFLGGAPDAGWTSYASLSMASETHGIDFYALGLQISGAGTLIGGINFLVTIVNMRAPGMTYMRMPMFTWATFVTSALILFAFPPLTVGLFLLIFDRMFGSNFFDVANGGNTIIWEHLFWIFGHPEVYILILPAFGIFSEIFAIFSRKRLFGYSSMVFATVLIGFLGFMVWAHHMFTTGLGPIANAIFAVATMAIAVPTGIKIFNWLFTMWGGSIKFTTPMLWAVAFIPSFVAGGVTGVMLASAAADYQYHDSYFVVAHFHYVIVGGVVFALFAGAHLYWPKMFGTMLNETLGKITFWLFLIGFHLTFFIQHFLGLMGMPRRIFTFLPGQGLETGNLISSIGAAFMAVAVIVLLINVVITTVKNEKVGNDPWGDGRTLEWAIASPPPFYNFKQLPLVRGLDAYWLEKMEGKKGMTPAEPLGDIHMPNNSFIPFVIALGLFIAAFGAMYRAETSWGLLVLILGMAVTLGAMFVRSIKDDHGFHIHKEDLMDDENDKGVKA comes from the coding sequence GTGAGTACCTATGCTCAGAAAAAAGGATTCGGCGCAACATTGTGGGACTACCTGACAACAGTTGACCATAAGAAAATTGCCATCCTTTATCTAATCGCTGGCGGATTCTTCTTCCTTCTTGGAGGACTTGAAGCGCTATTTATCCGTATCCAGCTCGCTGTGCCAAATAATGATTTTGTTAGCGCAGGGTTCTATAACGAAATCCTGACGATGCACGGAACGACGATGATCTTCCTTGCAGCGATGCCGCTTGTATTTGCATTCATGAATGCTGTAATGCCACTCCAGATTGGTGCGCGTGACGTTGCGTTCCCATTCTTGAACTCTTTAGGATTCTGGCTATTCTTCTTTGGTGGAGTATTCCTGAACCTTTCATGGTTCCTGGGTGGAGCTCCTGATGCTGGTTGGACTTCTTACGCTTCTTTATCAATGGCGTCTGAAACACATGGTATTGATTTCTACGCACTTGGTTTGCAGATTTCAGGTGCGGGTACACTAATCGGGGGGATCAACTTCCTCGTAACGATCGTAAATATGCGTGCACCGGGAATGACATATATGAGGATGCCGATGTTCACTTGGGCTACATTCGTGACATCTGCACTGATTTTGTTCGCATTCCCTCCATTGACTGTAGGCTTGTTCTTACTGATTTTTGACCGCATGTTTGGTTCTAACTTCTTTGATGTAGCCAACGGTGGTAACACTATCATCTGGGAACACCTTTTCTGGATCTTTGGTCACCCTGAAGTTTATATCTTGATTTTACCGGCTTTCGGTATTTTCTCAGAGATATTCGCAATCTTCTCTAGAAAACGTCTTTTCGGTTACTCATCCATGGTATTCGCGACTGTTTTGATCGGTTTCCTAGGATTCATGGTTTGGGCTCACCATATGTTCACAACAGGTCTTGGACCAATTGCCAACGCAATCTTCGCAGTAGCGACTATGGCCATTGCCGTGCCTACTGGAATCAAGATTTTTAACTGGCTGTTCACGATGTGGGGCGGAAGCATCAAGTTCACTACGCCAATGCTTTGGGCTGTAGCATTCATCCCTTCATTCGTAGCCGGTGGTGTAACTGGTGTCATGCTTGCATCAGCTGCAGCTGACTATCAGTACCACGACAGCTATTTTGTAGTAGCTCACTTCCACTACGTAATCGTAGGTGGGGTAGTATTCGCGTTATTTGCAGGTGCACACCTGTACTGGCCGAAAATGTTCGGTACAATGCTAAACGAAACTCTTGGAAAGATCACTTTCTGGTTATTCCTGATTGGTTTCCATTTAACATTCTTCATCCAGCACTTCCTGGGATTGATGGGTATGCCGCGTCGTATCTTCACATTCCTTCCTGGACAGGGACTTGAAACAGGAAACTTGATCAGTTCAATTGGAGCTGCGTTCATGGCAGTTGCTGTTATCGTTCTATTGATCAATGTAGTAATCACAACTGTTAAAAACGAAAAGGTTGGAAATGACCCTTGGGGAGATGGCCGTACACTAGAGTGGGCTATCGCTTCACCGCCGCCATTCTACAACTTCAAACAGCTTCCGCTTGTTCGTGGTTTGGATGCTTACTGGCTTGAAAAAATGGAAGGCAAGAAGGGTATGACGCCTGCAGAACCACTGGGCGATATCCACATGCCGAACAACTCATTCATTCCTTTCGTTATCGCGCTTGGTCTCTTCATCGCAGCATTTGGTGCAATGTACCGTGCTGAGACGAGCTGGGGCTTGCTGGTACTGATATTGGGAATGGCAGTAACATTAGGAGCAATGTTCGTCCGCTCTATTAAAGATGATCATGGCTTCCATATTCATAAAGAAGACCTAATGGATGATGAGAATGATAAGGGGGTAAAGGCATAA
- a CDS encoding cytochrome (ubi)quinol oxidase subunit III, with amino-acid sequence MQAEEKFTYETWPAEPEKATLEAKNKFLGFWFFLGGETVLFATLFATYLALKDKVPSADHALAKDIFEIPLAFAATMLLLTSSLTSVYAMYHMKNFNFKKMQLWLGLTVALGAAFLALEIYEFNHYVHEFHHTFTSSAFGSAFYTLVGFHGGHVAFGLLWITTLMIRNSKRGLNLYNAPKFYVASLYWHFIDVVWVFIFTVVYLMGMVG; translated from the coding sequence ATGCAAGCTGAAGAAAAATTCACATATGAAACATGGCCTGCCGAGCCTGAAAAAGCAACCCTCGAAGCAAAGAACAAATTTTTGGGCTTCTGGTTCTTCCTTGGCGGAGAAACAGTTTTGTTCGCAACTTTATTTGCGACTTACCTTGCATTGAAAGATAAGGTTCCCAGCGCTGACCATGCACTGGCAAAAGATATTTTTGAAATACCGCTTGCTTTTGCAGCGACAATGCTGCTTTTAACAAGTTCTTTGACAAGTGTATACGCAATGTATCACATGAAGAATTTCAACTTTAAGAAGATGCAGCTATGGCTTGGATTGACTGTAGCTTTAGGTGCAGCCTTCCTTGCGCTTGAAATTTATGAGTTTAATCACTATGTACATGAGTTCCACCATACGTTTACAAGCAGTGCGTTTGGCTCAGCCTTCTACACGCTTGTTGGCTTCCACGGTGGACACGTGGCATTTGGTTTACTTTGGATCACTACACTGATGATCCGTAACTCCAAACGTGGGTTGAATCTGTACAACGCTCCTAAGTTCTACGTAGCCAGCCTTTACTGGCACTTCATTGACGTTGTATGGGTATTCATCTTCACGGTTGTATATCTAATGGGAATGGTGGGATAA
- the ctaF gene encoding cytochrome c oxidase subunit IVB has translation MANQQPSSGNPRVDVEYRRKKSAEEMRYQIVSFALMIFLTIVAFVAVGYEGFSGWFTVPFILLLAVVQVIFQLYYFMHMSHKGHEAPSLFLYSGVLVGAVTILAFSTIIWW, from the coding sequence ATGGCTAATCAACAACCAAGTTCAGGGAACCCAAGAGTAGACGTCGAATATCGTCGCAAGAAGAGCGCCGAAGAGATGAGATACCAAATCGTTTCCTTTGCATTGATGATTTTCTTGACGATTGTTGCATTTGTTGCAGTTGGATATGAAGGATTTTCTGGCTGGTTCACAGTTCCGTTCATCCTTTTGCTTGCGGTAGTGCAAGTGATTTTCCAGCTCTATTATTTCATGCACATGAGTCACAAAGGACATGAAGCACCTTCATTATTCCTATACTCAGGAGTGCTTGTAGGCGCAGTTACCATCCTTGCGTTCAGTACAATCATCTGGTGGTAA
- the ctaG gene encoding cytochrome c oxidase assembly factor CtaG: MLTLDIFGFRALWSPVFFLVMAALLVAYYLIVYKYYGRFKEGTRATRQQAVYLTSAIIVLYIVKGSPVDLMAHITFYMHMIQMAVLYLVVPPLLIFGLPNWLWRSFLSLPAVDPLFRFFTKPLIALIMFNGIFSIYHIPLIFDFVKTDMWLHAGYTSVLFVLAMFMWWPLVNKLEEYQTLSGVKKMGYIFADGVLITPACALIIFADTPMYATFADPNAWGEALKLCVPPSTLSSLNLSGPETFSSISLLHDQQLGGVIMKVIQEIVYGIFLGYAFFQWFRNEEERQAEQDAINLASAPQPLK; encoded by the coding sequence ATGCTTACTCTAGATATATTTGGGTTCAGAGCCCTATGGAGCCCGGTATTTTTTCTAGTGATGGCAGCTCTATTAGTTGCTTATTATCTAATTGTGTACAAATACTATGGTCGTTTTAAAGAAGGGACTCGGGCTACACGACAACAGGCTGTTTATTTAACATCAGCCATAATCGTACTGTATATCGTTAAAGGTTCACCTGTCGATTTGATGGCCCATATTACTTTTTATATGCACATGATCCAAATGGCTGTTCTTTATCTTGTCGTTCCGCCTCTATTGATTTTCGGACTGCCTAATTGGCTATGGCGATCCTTCCTTTCCCTGCCGGCAGTCGATCCGTTGTTTCGCTTTTTCACCAAGCCGCTAATTGCCTTGATCATGTTCAATGGAATATTCTCCATTTACCATATTCCGCTGATTTTTGATTTTGTCAAAACGGATATGTGGCTGCATGCAGGCTATACATCAGTGCTTTTTGTACTGGCCATGTTCATGTGGTGGCCGTTAGTCAATAAATTGGAAGAATATCAAACATTATCAGGCGTAAAAAAGATGGGATATATCTTTGCTGACGGAGTATTGATTACCCCTGCCTGCGCGCTGATCATATTTGCGGATACACCAATGTATGCAACCTTTGCAGACCCAAATGCATGGGGAGAAGCGTTGAAATTATGTGTTCCGCCTTCGACCCTTTCCAGCTTGAATCTTAGCGGTCCTGAAACCTTCAGTTCTATTTCGCTTTTGCATGACCAGCAGCTTGGCGGAGTAATTATGAAGGTCATTCAGGAAATCGTGTATGGAATTTTCCTGGGATATGCATTCTTCCAGTGGTTCCGGAATGAAGAAGAACGCCAGGCTGAACAGGATGCCATCAATCTTGCCAGTGCTCCACAGCCATTAAAATGA
- a CDS encoding DUF420 domain-containing protein, giving the protein MSNLPILPTISTTFIVLSAITVAIGWAQIKQRKIDQHRKTMTLAGIFAIIFFVIYATRTIFIGNTSFGGPDDIKIYYTLFLIFHITLATIGAVLGIISLYTGYKNKLERHRKLGPVTSVTWFFTGITGVAVYLLLYVFYKGGETTSVIKAILGT; this is encoded by the coding sequence ATGTCGAATTTACCGATTCTGCCTACGATCAGCACGACCTTTATTGTACTCAGTGCCATTACAGTGGCAATTGGCTGGGCCCAAATAAAACAAAGGAAGATTGATCAACATCGGAAGACGATGACTCTAGCCGGCATATTTGCGATCATCTTTTTTGTGATTTACGCTACAAGGACTATCTTTATTGGCAACACATCTTTTGGCGGACCGGATGATATCAAAATCTATTACACATTGTTTTTGATTTTCCATATCACACTTGCAACAATAGGTGCAGTGCTTGGAATCATCTCACTTTACACTGGATACAAGAACAAGCTTGAGCGTCATCGGAAACTTGGACCAGTAACAAGTGTTACCTGGTTTTTTACCGGAATCACAGGTGTCGCTGTTTACCTTCTTCTTTATGTATTTTATAAGGGCGGGGAAACTACTTCAGTCATCAAAGCGATTCTTGGAACATAA
- a CDS encoding GNAT family N-acetyltransferase, producing MEIKVLTSEHYLQSLKLSEYAFQYKVPESDIPKRLERLKKHRLLGILEGNELASKLHILSLKVLLGETEWKMGGIAGVATYPEYRRKGHVNALMKKALEDMNQDGSIVSFLHPFQIDFYRRFGWEIISDNRKVTVEKINLKPVDIQPGKIKRHTEKAHNNDIETVYRQYAGMHSGMLARDSDWWNSSVYGSQFAAVYYDSENVAAGYLLYEVKDNVMKVEEYVSLTNEARKGLWNFICQHDSMVDQVEVLLSVHDLFPYFLKEPKLKTEISPYFMGRVVNAEKALSSYPFLSSDTDRKVFIHLEDSAAPWNTGTYLISREGIKFYPVKEGGSCVTAPKKGLHLNINSLTAVLFGYKRPKELYDLELIKGDLEEVKHLEKIIPLFKPFFYDFF from the coding sequence ATGGAAATAAAAGTTTTAACATCAGAACATTACCTGCAATCACTGAAATTGTCAGAGTACGCCTTTCAATATAAAGTACCGGAAAGTGATATTCCTAAAAGGCTGGAGAGGTTGAAAAAACATCGTTTATTAGGGATTTTGGAAGGAAATGAGCTGGCATCCAAGCTGCATATTCTTTCCCTGAAAGTATTGCTGGGAGAAACAGAGTGGAAAATGGGCGGAATCGCTGGTGTGGCAACATATCCTGAGTACCGGCGCAAAGGGCATGTGAATGCCTTGATGAAAAAAGCGCTGGAAGATATGAATCAAGATGGAAGTATAGTTTCTTTCCTTCATCCGTTCCAAATAGATTTTTACAGACGGTTTGGCTGGGAAATCATTTCTGATAACAGGAAAGTGACAGTGGAAAAAATCAATTTAAAACCAGTAGATATTCAGCCTGGAAAAATCAAGCGGCATACAGAGAAGGCTCACAATAATGATATCGAAACGGTGTACAGGCAATATGCAGGCATGCACAGCGGAATGTTAGCAAGGGATTCTGATTGGTGGAACTCAAGTGTATACGGTTCCCAATTCGCCGCTGTCTATTACGATTCAGAAAATGTGGCAGCAGGATACCTCTTATACGAGGTTAAGGATAATGTCATGAAAGTAGAGGAATACGTTTCCTTAACTAATGAAGCAAGAAAAGGTCTTTGGAACTTCATATGCCAGCATGATTCGATGGTGGACCAAGTGGAAGTGTTGTTATCCGTCCATGACCTGTTCCCGTATTTTTTAAAAGAGCCTAAGCTTAAAACAGAAATTTCTCCCTATTTTATGGGTAGGGTCGTCAATGCTGAAAAAGCTCTGTCCAGCTATCCGTTCTTGTCGAGCGACACGGACAGAAAAGTTTTCATTCATCTTGAAGATAGTGCCGCTCCATGGAATACTGGTACCTATTTGATAAGCCGGGAAGGGATCAAATTTTACCCGGTGAAAGAAGGCGGTTCATGTGTTACTGCCCCCAAAAAGGGTCTTCATTTGAACATCAATTCTTTAACAGCGGTATTGTTTGGCTACAAGCGCCCTAAAGAACTATATGACCTGGAACTTATAAAAGGGGACTTGGAAGAAGTTAAACATCTTGAGAAAATCATTCCGTTATTCAAGCCATTCTTTTATGATTTCTTTTAA
- the ytvI gene encoding sporulation integral membrane protein YtvI, with product MSGIFTKRTIIIALITILVAAILYIILPVSIPLIAALITALFLEPAVVYFQKRLKSGRRLAVLVIFLMFVLLIVVAGYFLTTTAVTEAIDLIDNTPVYINEITNAWYKAENRFVEAANDLPSEVVTEISNRAEDFLNKLKNDMIAFINIDNLKALLTYIPNFLISFLVYLIALFLFLLELPSLRRSVYSHLTERTADKVHFMTSRLSYVVFGFLKAQFLVSVIIFIVSLIGLLFITPKYAIVMSAIIWVIDFIPLIGSIVILAPWSIFHLATGNMALGTQLAVLAVILLIIRRTVEPKVMGSQIGLSPLSTLIAMYLGLKLFGFMGFIIGPLLLIAFNSAKEAGIIKLKFKI from the coding sequence TTGTCCGGTATTTTCACGAAAAGAACGATTATTATTGCACTCATCACCATCTTGGTGGCAGCGATTCTTTATATTATCCTTCCGGTATCGATCCCGTTGATCGCAGCATTGATCACTGCCCTATTTCTCGAGCCGGCAGTTGTATACTTCCAGAAAAGGCTGAAGAGCGGAAGGCGCCTGGCTGTTCTCGTCATTTTCCTAATGTTTGTACTGCTTATCGTGGTTGCGGGGTATTTTCTCACGACAACCGCAGTGACAGAGGCAATTGACCTTATTGATAATACTCCTGTCTATATAAATGAAATCACCAATGCCTGGTATAAGGCTGAAAACAGATTTGTAGAAGCTGCAAATGACCTTCCGAGTGAGGTAGTCACTGAAATCAGCAACCGAGCCGAGGATTTCTTAAATAAACTCAAGAATGACATGATCGCTTTCATCAATATAGATAATTTAAAGGCATTGTTGACCTATATTCCGAATTTCCTGATCAGTTTTCTTGTGTATTTGATTGCCTTATTCCTTTTCTTGCTTGAACTTCCATCTCTAAGGAGAAGCGTATATAGTCACTTAACTGAAAGAACAGCGGATAAAGTCCATTTTATGACATCCCGTCTTTCATATGTTGTGTTCGGATTCTTAAAAGCTCAATTTTTAGTCAGTGTAATTATTTTCATTGTTTCCCTGATTGGCTTACTTTTCATCACTCCAAAGTACGCGATTGTAATGTCAGCGATCATCTGGGTTATAGATTTTATCCCGTTGATTGGTTCAATCGTCATACTTGCGCCATGGTCTATTTTCCATCTTGCGACCGGAAATATGGCGTTGGGTACCCAGCTTGCTGTTCTGGCAGTCATCTTATTGATCATCAGGCGTACAGTCGAGCCAAAGGTAATGGGCAGCCAAATCGGACTTTCTCCGCTATCTACACTTATTGCCATGTATCTTGGCCTGAAGCTTTTTGGATTCATGGGCTTTATCATCGGACCGCTTCTGCTGATCGCTTTCAATTCAGCGAAAGAAGCAGGGATCATTAAATTGAAATTTAAAATATAA